A single Ziziphus jujuba cultivar Dongzao chromosome 11, ASM3175591v1 DNA region contains:
- the LOC107431869 gene encoding auxin-responsive protein SAUR50 yields the protein MSTNNYREERKRGLVMLRVFIRKLKRGFSALAAIRGPDRCNFSDEEPELEVSSTKVPEDVKEGHFAVFAVKGTEKERFIVELGYLSCPAFLSLLEQAKEEYGFRQKGALAVPCLPEEMQKILQERRECNLTVIGGQ from the coding sequence ATGTCGACCAACAATTAtagggaagaaagaaagagaggctTGGTGATGCTTAGAGTCTTCATTAGAAAGTTAAAAAGGGGTTTCTCCGCTTTGGCTGCTATTAGAGGACCTGATCGCTGCAATTTTAGTGATGAAGAACCGGAACTGGAAGTGTCATCGACCAAGGTACCAGAAGACGTAAAGGAAGGACATTTTGCAGTTTTTGCAGTAAAGGGTACTGAGAAGGAGAGGTTTATTGTAGAGCTTGGTTACTTATCTTGCCCTGCGTTTTTGAGTTTGTTAGAGCAGGCTAAGGAAGAATATGGATTCAGACAGAAGGGTGCTCTTGCTGTTCCTTGCCTGCCTGAGGAAATGCAGAAGATTCTACAAGAAAGGAGGGAGTGTAATCTTACCGTCATAGGGGGACAGTAG
- the LOC107431896 gene encoding uncharacterized protein LOC107431896 has product MASTIPPPTSRATRFLLSRNNKKPLVDKWSSKSNTQKNASCSHRISHLHPPHFHPPRYSLSLCHRVILSIAPFPSLFQPRSPPFRHLLPISLMTTTARSASSDSAQPSSTKTVRVVIKGRVQGVFYRDWTVENANQLGLKGWVRNRRDGSVEALFSGNPDAVHDMEERCRRGPPAAIVTGLEVSRSSDDPGTGFLRKSTV; this is encoded by the exons ATGGCATCGACGATTCCACCACCAACATCCAGAGCTACCAGATTCCTACTATCTCGGAACAACAAGAAGCCTCTGGTGGATAAATGGAGCTCCAAATCCAATACCCAGAAAAATGCTAGTTGTTCTCATAGAATCTCCCATCTCCATCCTCCTCACTTTCATCCTCCTCGTTATTCTCTTTCGCTTTGCCATCGTGTTATTCTTTCTATTGCTCCTTTTCCTTCTCTGTTCCAACCTCGTTCACCTCCTTTTCGACATCTTCTTCCTATCTCCCTTATGACTACTACCGCTCGCTCCGCTTCTTCTGACTCTGCTCAGCCTTCCTCTACCAAAACG GTAAGAGTTGTGATAAAAGGGCGGGTTCAGGGTGTGTTCTATCGGGACTGGACGGTGGAGAACGCCAATCAATTGGGTTTGAAAGGTTGGGTTCGGAATCGGAGGGATGGGTCTGTTGAGGCTCTGTTTTCTGGGAATCCTGACGCGGTGCACGATATGGAAGAGAGGTGTCGCCGGGGTCCTCCAGCTGCAATTGTTACTGGTCTCGAGGTTTCACGGAGCTCGGATGATCCTGGTACTGGATTCCTGCGCAAATCGACGGTTTGA